The Streptomyces capitiformicae genome contains the following window.
GTCGGCCACGGGTACCGGATCGCCTCCGTCGAGGACGAGGAGGCAGCTGCCGGGTGCCCACTGAAGGAGTCCGTCGATCTTCACGTAGTTGGTTTCGCGGATCTCCAGGCCCTTCTCGACGCGCTGCCAGGTTCGGTTGGAGAGGCCGCCGGCTTTGGCGTTCACGTCGTTCAGGGCAAGGCCGAGCTCGGCTCGGCGGCGTCTGGCGAGTGTCGCCAGCCTCTCGTAGTCACGTTCTCCGGCGGTGGGCATGGGCTCATCTTGGCAGGACTGGCGGGGACCAGCCAGGACTGTAAGGCACTTAGGCCCAATCTAGACCCCCTCTTTACGCAGGTCAGTGGGCATCTGTCGGCATCCTTCGGTGTAAATGTTCAACAGATGCACCCAGATGCCTAGACAGCGTGGGCATCTGTAGGTAACTTCTTCGCATGGCACAGACCCCAACCACCTTCGAGGTGGACGGGACGGCTATCTGCACCAAGCGCATGAACGCGGGGATGGAAGTCCAGCAACTCGCAGACCAAGTCGGCATAACCGCCAACTACCTGCGAAAGCTCGAACGCGGCGTCCGCACCCGCATGAGACCTGGCCACTACCAGGCCCTCAGAGCCGCCCTGGACGCGAACGACACCGACCTCCTCCGCACCCCCCACAGCCCACCAGAAAGGAAGTGACGTGCCCACCAAGCAGTCCCCCCGCACCCCCATCAAGCCGGAGGACCTGAACGCCCCCTTCTTCAGTGTCCCGGAGGCGGCATGGCTCCTGAAGTGCAGCTACGACACCGTGCTGCGCGCCATCAGGAGCGAGCGACTCGGCGCCAGCCAGGAAGGCAAGGGCGGCGCCATCCGCATCAGCCGCGAGGACCTCGACGCCTACTACGCCAGCACCCGCATCGGCCCTCCGATCCGGTCGGCCCGACGGCGCCCCACCTCCCTCGCCGCCTGAGCGGCTTTGAGCCCCAACCGTCGGCCGTCACCGGCAGCCGGGGCCCCGCGGCCACAGAGCCGCCGATCCACCCCTCACCACTCCGAAGAGAAGAGGCAGATCAATGCCTACATCATCCACTACTCCTGATCGTGAGGCCGCGAAGGCCCGCGTCCGAGCCAAGCTTGAGGCCGAGCGAGCCCTCCCCGCCAGCGAGCAGATCACGAACACGCTGCACGCCACGCGGACGACGGCCGAGGCGCAGGCACTGATCGCCCAGCTCCGCGCCGAGATCGAGCGCGACATCCGCTGGCAGGTCGCCGAGGACTTCAAGACGGTCGGCGAGAAGCAGGACTCCCTCTCGTGGGGGGAGGCCTACTACATCGCGCGTGACGGACTGTGCCGGTGCCGCGGCGGCAGCAAGCCGTGCGACGCCGAAGGCATCCGCGAGCAAGTCGAGGGCGGTGCGGCATGAAGTGCGGCGAGCCGAACCCCGGCAAGACCTACGCGGACTGCGACCTGGAACTGAAGCACCGCGGCGACCACAGCTACCTGGGTCAGCACTGGCCCCGCTTGCAGCCGAACGAGCCCGACTGGGACGTGCAGGAACTGCTGGACCACCAGACGCCCCGCGACGCCTGGGGCGTGATGGAGCGCAGCTTCCCGATCATCGTCACGGAGACGGTCACCCGGGTCATCTGGGTTGAGGCCGAGACCGAGGACCAGGCCCTCGCCTACTGGGGCAACGACCCCACCGATCTGTCGCTCGACGGCGCCGAGGTTCTGGACGGCTCGCTGGAGTTCGAGCGGCCGGACAAGTACCAGCGGCAGGACGCCTTCAAGGCGAACCGTTTCGAGTCGAAGATCGGCCCGCTGGTGATCTGCCCGGGGTGCGGAGCGGAGGCATTCCGCCGCGAGTGGATGCACAACCCGATGCGGAAGTGCCACGGCCCGATCGAGTGGCGCGAGACGCAGTCGACGGATCCCAGCTACCGGTGGCGCCGCGAGTTCAAGTTCACGCCGGTGTACGACGCCGCCCGGGAGACGGCGGAGGCGGCCCGGTGACCCGCCCGATCTCCGCCCTGGATGTGCCGCTCGCGCGTCTGGAGGCCGACCTGCAGGCCCTCGCGGCCCAGCGTCTGGCCGCCGGTGTCGCCGCCGAGTTCCGGCACCAGCTCGACCCCGCCGACCACGCGTTCGCCGCCCTCGCCTGCGCCTGTCCCAACGGCTGCTCCTGCGAAGCCGACTACCCCGGATGGACCCCCACGACCAAGGAGAAGACGTCGTGATGCTCGTCGCCGAACACCTGCCCGCCCGGCCGCGTAAGGCCTCCGCGTCCCGGCGCCGACGCCACCACTCCCGGCTCCCGTACCGGCTCCACCAGCACGCTCCGGCCGCCGCATCGATCCTCCTCGCCCCGGTGTGGACGGACACGCAGGGCCCGCAGGAGCGCGTCTTCGTGGCCCGCGCCCTCGACGCCAACGGTGAGCCCGTGCGTATCCCGCCGGGCGGCTCCCGCCAGATCGCATCCCTGCTGCAGGGTGCGTTCCCGGGCGCGGACTGGAACCAGGCCCAGACGTGGCACGCCAAGACGAACCAGCTCACCACCTGGCAGCAGCAGGAACGGCGGGTGGCGGCATG
Protein-coding sequences here:
- a CDS encoding helix-turn-helix domain-containing protein, producing MAQTPTTFEVDGTAICTKRMNAGMEVQQLADQVGITANYLRKLERGVRTRMRPGHYQALRAALDANDTDLLRTPHSPPERK
- a CDS encoding helix-turn-helix domain-containing protein, coding for MPTKQSPRTPIKPEDLNAPFFSVPEAAWLLKCSYDTVLRAIRSERLGASQEGKGGAIRISREDLDAYYASTRIGPPIRSARRRPTSLAA